Proteins encoded within one genomic window of Glandiceps talaboti chromosome 3, keGlaTala1.1, whole genome shotgun sequence:
- the LOC144432710 gene encoding RING finger protein 17-like, with product MTSLRETKKDADTDKFETESNQSESTVISNVSSKGKGLKLSPRCRIARKLARNAHASKACCELVSVTHIKSPCHFMIQRCSDHDKFESMRRAINKHCNDVKAELVEDVDVGELFCSQYNVDRHWYRARVKSIVDTNDNDSGEEMVEVVYVDYGNTEIVPISRLRKLKTKYLNSPELAVHCSLVDIVPTEGDTWSDEVRLAFAQMVSNKPVLMTVVNHIGGMLYVDLQKPPSDDIDNDVPVSVRDAMVFLELANFVSPASKPLPGMPRLTPPRKFIQPSVPKKEDFVDSLVSHISSPDTIYIQKLLPELSYLTSLMHEMQTTFNKDRGDVWQILLPQIGMICAAKYDMDNAWYRAQIIGLPGKRQVEVIYVDYGNTEIIDTTKLQKIPDDFCRLEVQALKCTLADITPVEDDWTENARVRLHSLVQNKSLVAHVQAVTDNIPSIVLYDTSSKVDVCINAVLVSEDLATSTGPGSVSSKAVTKPAPVIEKSEDSEDECSPVGPVGTAHKHPAKYKPKVIPPDHLSYTQVLVSHIESPSCIYVQLATAEEDGLDCLMKMMTAHYNQIAGEPKADMEWKQGVICAALFVQGDVWCRARLCTLLPGNLCLVLYIDYGNSEVTSMSNIRVLQEEFKKPPPFAMCCSLAGIQPAGGKDWTKTACEFLVTLICGVECYLIGKDPDGSGDGDSNTLPIDLLYEMPEEVTDLTEDPEPVLISAAKTLTLQGLALPVKMKPGQEASSDRLSVAILGKKIEENSAEKSKVNKMVSSPDVLENKAVSLLKLEQGNDVILLEEDKHSDHSNDDIGIFDDADDSESEEEDKDSGEKESDMSDDISTHTEIEKVDTDMPVLATDVMDGSDDEPATKAGDVAGMATRESRSEEDTSNVVTSISPDSVEREHYKPSDLPKSNVITLSVTYVDSTGMIYGHQITQGNKTLLQVMENLQTKFKDSLPSPSGYEWQIGQPCSALFTEDMHWYRAKILDITDQGVEVSYIDFGNTETVQKHNLRLEAVDLEIPQQCLQCVLHGITPNSGSGQWCKEAIYFLIETLLGNIVTVLIKKPAMIGEPLQVDVQTENSASLSQVMVHQGWARCFSDSIDIKDVNANPMKSVYKQPTLPDVGTFFSISVTQINNPAEICFQRLGPKGKGDNAASGAVHQYEELERISSEMNKRADEFELIENPVPGMACCGQYTFDDEWYRAEILKVKSVSPLKVEVTYVDYGTAETIGVDRLRKLPDEFKALPMQAIKSELIGLKPPTQVPDGVAMVADTNWPQGSQLAMTNLVMAKRLIACIMEVGSPVKVLLYQSLPSDKGSSLAFQPLVEQGLAELDVTTINQFIKEFPNIVSHSKMAATRAASPTAP from the exons CTTGTTGTGAACTGGTTAGTGTGACCCACATCAAGTCACCATGTCATTTCATGATACAACGATGTTCAGATCATGACAAGTTTGAAAGTATGAGACGAGCTATCAATAAACATTGCAATGATGTGAAAGCTGAATTAGTTGAAGATGTGGACGTTG GTGAGCTGTTTTGTAGTCAGTACAATGTTGATAGACACTGGTACAGAGCTAGAGTGAAGAGTATAGTAGACACCAATGATAACGACAGTGGTGAAGAGATGGTAGAAGTGGTGTATGTAGATTATGGTAATACTGAAATTGTACCCATCTCTAG GTTAAGAAAACTAAAGACAAAATACCTGAATAGTCCGGAATTAGCTGTACACTGTTCACTTGTTGACATTGTACCTACAGAA GGAGATACATGGAGTGATGAAGTCAGGCTTGCGTTCGCCCAGATGGTGTCAAATAAACCTGTACTCATGACG GTTGTAAATCATATTGGTGGTATGTTGTATGTAGACCTACAGAAACCACCTAGTGATGATATAGACAATGATGTACCAGTGTCAGTCAGGGATGCTATGGTGTTCTTAGAGTTGGCTAATTTTGTATCACCAGCATCTAAACCACTACCAGGAA TGCCAAGATTGACACCACCTCGGAAATTCATCCAACCTAGTGTCCCTAAGAAAGAAGACTTTGTGGACTCCTTAGTGTCTCATATTAGTTCACCAGacactatatacatacagaag CTACTACCAGAATTGTCCTATCTAACTTCATTGATGCATGAAATGCAGACAACGTTCAACAAAGATAGAGGTGACGTCTGGCAGATATTGCTACCACAGATAGGCATGATATGTGCTGCTAAGTACGATATGGACAATGCATGGTATCGAGCTCAAATCATTG GTTTGCCAGGAAAACGTCAAGTTGAAGTGATCTATGTGGATTATGGTAACACAGAAATCATTGATACtacaaaattacagaaaataccAGATGATTTCTGTAGGTTAGAAGTACAG GCATTGAAATGTACACTGGCTGACATTACACCAGTGGAGGATGACTGGACTGAGAATGCACGGGTTCGCTTACATTCACTGgttcaaaataaatcattggTGGCCCATGTACAGG CGGTGACAGATAATATACcatctattgtattgtatgacaCATCATCCAAGGTTGATGTCTGTATCAATGCTGTACTAGTCAGTGAAGACCTGGCTACTAGTACAGGACCAGG GTCTGTGAGTAGCAAAGCTGTCACTAAACCAGCTCCTGTGATTGAGAAGTCTGAAGACAGTGAAGATGAGTGTAGTCCAGTGGGTCCAGTCGGCACAGCACACAAACATCCTGCCAAGTACAAACCTAAAGTGATACCACCAGACCATCTATCCTACACACAAGTACTTGTCAGTCATATTGAATCACCATCATGTATCTATGTACAGTTAGCCACTGCTGAAGAAGATGGCTTGGACTG CCTAATGAAGATGATGACAGCACATTATAACCAGATAGCAGGAGAACCAAAAGCAGACATGGAATGGAAGCAAGGTGTTATATGTGCTGCTTTATTTGTACAGGGTGATGTCTGGTGTAGGGCCAGACTGTGTACTTTGTTACCAGGAAATCTATGTCTG GTTTTGTACATTGATTATGGTAATTCTGAAGTCACATCAATGTCCAATATTCGTGTATTACAAGAAGAATTCAAGAAGCCACCTCCGTTTGCCATGTGTTGTAGTCTAGCTGGTATTCAGCCCGCTGGTGGTAAAGATTGGACCAAGACAGCATGTGAATTTCTAGTTACTTTGATCTGTGGTGTGGAGTGTTATCTTATTGGAAag GACCCTGACGGTTCTGGTGATGGTGACTCTAATACTCTACCAATAGATTTACTATATGAGATGCCAGAGGAAGTGACAGATCTAACAGAGGATCCTGAACCTGTATTGATAAGTGCAGCTAAGACACTGACACTACAGGGATTAGCTCTGCCAGTCAAAAT GAAGCCAGGCCAGGAAGCATCATCTGATAGGTTGAGTGTTGCCATCCTTGGCAAGAAGATAGAAGAGAACAGTGCTgaaaagtcaaaggtcaataaaATGGTGTCTTCCCCTGACGTGCTAGAGAACAAAGCTGTATCGCTATTGAAACTTGAACAAGGCAATGATGTGATTTTATTAGAGGAAGACAAACACAGTGATCACAGTAATGATGATATTGGTATCTTTGATGACGCAGACGACTCGGAGTCAGAAGAAGAGGATAAAGACAGTGGGGAAAAAGAGAGCGACATGTCTGATGACATCAGTACCCACACTGAGATTGAGAAAGTAGACACAGATATGCCAGTACTTGCCACTGATGTGATGGATGGCAGTGATGATGAACCAGCAACCAAGGCTGGTGATGTTGCTGGCATGGCAACCAGAGAAAGCAGAAGTGAAGAGGACACATCAAATGTTGTTACTAGTATAAGCCCTGATAGTGTGGAGAGAGAACACTATAAACCATCGGACTTACCTAAGTCTAATGTTATAACTTTATCAGTTACATATGTTGATAGTACTGGTATGATTTATGGACATCAAATCACACAAG GCAATAAAACATTGCTGCAGGTAATGGAGAATTTACAAACTAAGTTTAAAGACAGTTTACCTTCCCCCAGTGGTTATGAATGGCAGATAGGTCAGCCATGCTCTGCTTTATTCACTGAAGACATGCACTGGTATAGAGCTAAGATACTGGACATCACAGACCAAGGAGTTGAA GTGTCGTATATTGACTTTGGTAATACAGAGACAGTACAGAAGCACAATCTACGTTTAGAAGCCGTTGATCTTGAAATTCCACAGCAGTGTTTGCAGTGTGTTCTACATGGAATCACTCCA AACAGTGGTAGTGGACAGTGGTGTAAAGAAGCTATCTATTTCTTGATAGAGACGTTGCTAGGCAACATTGTGACAGTGCTTATCAAG AAACCAGCAATGATTGGAGAACCATTACAAGTTGATGTCCAGACTGAGAATTCAGCCAGTTTGTCACAGGTTATGGTCCACCAAGGATGGGCTCGTTGTTTTAGTGATAGCATAGATATTAAAGATGTCAACGCCAATCCTATGAAATCAGTCTACAAACAGCCAACCTTACCAGATGTAGGCACTTTCTTTTCAATCAGTGTCACCCAGATCAATAACCCAGCAGAG ATTTGTTTTCAGCGTCTGGGTCCAAAAGGCAAAGGTGACAATGCAGCTTCTGGGGCCGTCCACCAATATGAGGAGTTGGAAAGGATTTCATCTGAGATGAACAAAAGAGCTGATGAGTTTGAACTGATTGAAAACCCAGTGCCTG GCATGGCATGCTGTGGTCAGTATACCTTTGATGATGAGTGGTACAGAGCAGAGATTCTCAAAGTCAAGTCTGTCAGTCCACTGAAAGTTGAAGTGACGTATGTTGACTATGGAACTGCAGAAACTATAGGAGTTGACAG GTTAAGAAAGTTGCCAGATGAGTTCAAGGCATTACCAATGCAAGCAATCAAAAGTGAACTCATCGGCCTAAAACCACCAACACAAGTACCTGATGGTGTTGCCATGGTAGCAGACACCAATTGGCCACAAGGATCACAGCTTGCAATGACTAACCTAGTGATGGCCAAGCGTCTTATTGCTTGTATTATG GAAGTAGGAAGTCCAGTGAAGGTGTTATTATATCAAAGTTTACCATCAGACAAAGGATCATCATTAGCATTCCAACCACTAGTAGAACAAGGACTTGCTGAGTTGGATGTCACTACCATTAATCA GTTTATCAAAGAGTTTCCCAACATTGTGTCCCATTCTAAGATGGCTGCAACAAGAGCTGCATCACCAACAGCTCCTTAG
- the LOC144432709 gene encoding protein Mis18-alpha-like yields MAGEMNTDVVSMLFKNAVSVGEDDGSDDMAQAEFVIQCSGCLHVLSDSTMVGSTEEQLAVIAVKRVTDNVTEDRKITISQSGLDEASCFRYLRCKKCTTVLGKRYRTTTVELDHIRDHYCLYVDEIDW; encoded by the exons ATGGCGGGAGAGATGAACACAGACGTTGTGTCTATGTTATTCAAAAATGCTGTGTCTGTTGGTGAAGATGACGGTTCAGACGATATGGCCCAGGCAGAATTCGTTATCCAATGTAGTGGATGTCTCCATGTTTTAAGTGATTCAACCATGGTTGGCTCAACCGAAGAACAACTCGCTGTCATCGCAGTGAAAA GGGTAACAGACAATGTGACTGAAGACAGGAAGATTACAATTTCCCAGAGTGGACTTGATGAAGCCAG TTGCTTTCGATATTTGAGGTGTAAGAAGTGTACAACAGTGCTTGGTAAACGTTACAGAACAACAACAGTAGAACTTGATCATATTAGAGATCATTACTGTCTCTATGTGGATGAAATTGATTGGTAA
- the LOC144433406 gene encoding uncharacterized protein LOC144433406, producing MLRPKAYTLVGVFRTHRSCLHVSWNSTKELQCRKQRIVHQRHVSNSVQKAHNPLFDFLKVSSCHGNVSPSLSEYGRHHCHFGRCHNMYFQCVRSFAAKSRGRGDVKSYVDVVDYDSSKEYSDDELRSDEESDDEGDTSGEPKSWKDVVHSVSGFRADQMLAVGLGISRKQVEVAFLSGKLRFNGEKLTKKSKRVELNDALDLIKSRQGSEEGTMNVMRVVLKKINDEKTNKGNHVVSLRRWKHLSIPKPDKK from the exons ATGCTCCGTCCGAAGGCTTACACTCTTGTCGGTGTATTTCGTACGCACAGAAGTTGTCTCCATGTTTCATGGAATTCTACAAAAGAGCTTCAGTGCAGGAAACAGCGGATTGTCCACCAACGTCATGTGAGTAACAGCGTACAGAAAGCCCACAATCCACTTTTCGATTTTCTGAAAGTATcaagttgccatggaaatgtgTCACCTTCACTCAGTGAATATGGAAGACATCACTGCCATTTTGGTAGATGTCACAATATGTATTTTCAATGTGTGCGAAGTTTTGCAGCAAAGAGTAGGGGTAGaggtgatgtgaaatcatacGTAGACGTTGTTGACTATGATAGCAGTAAGGAATACAGCGATGATGAACTGAGAAGTGATGAAGAGTCAGATGATGAGGGTGACACTAGTGGAGAGCCAAAATCGTGGAAGGATGTTGTACACAGTGTGAGTGGATTCCGAGCTGATCAGATGCTGGCAGTGGGACTTGGAATTTCAAGAAA ACAAGTAGAAGTTGCCTTCCTTTCTGGCAAACTAAGATTTAATGGTGAAAAATTGACAAAGAAAAGTAAAAGG GTTGAACTCAATGATGCTTTAGATCTCATTAAATCAAGACAGGGCAGTGAAGAAGGAACCATGAATGTGATGAGAGTTGTCTTAAAGAAGATCAACGATGAAAAAACTAATAAAGGCAATCATGTAGTCAGTCTGAGACGATGGAAACACTTATCAATTCCAAAACCAGATAAAAAGTGA